A genomic window from Anaerolineae bacterium includes:
- the lpdA gene encoding dihydrolipoyl dehydrogenase, giving the protein MDNLHIAVIGAGPGGYVAALRARQLGARVTLIERERVGGVCLNWGCIPTKALLRTAEVLHTAREAEKFGVKTGAVELDWKKAQERKDQVVAQLVGGVEVLLQKAGVEIIQGEARFSEPWKLHVSTPQGVEVLRPTRIIIATGSSPMSLPIPGIDLPQVIGSTEALSLQELPRRLLIIGGGAIGVEFAALFGICGVEVTLVELLPRLVPTVDHDIGEALAWTLGQQGIAVHTGSRVTRIAPAGGAVTCTVEGPQGTFDVTVDNVLLAVGRKPNVEGLALDVAGVHYSAKGIAVNNRMETNVPGIYAIGDVVGGSMLAHVAMRQGVVAAENACGKESFINYKAVPACIFTIPEAATVGMSEEQARQAGHDVMIGKFALVNNGKAVAAGEFNGFIKIVADRRFGEILGLHIVGPHASDLILEGTLAINLEATLEEIDTTIHAHPTLGEAVVEAALAAQGRALHVPAK; this is encoded by the coding sequence ATGGACAACCTGCACATCGCTGTTATCGGAGCCGGGCCGGGCGGCTATGTGGCCGCTTTGCGGGCCCGTCAGCTTGGCGCCCGCGTGACCCTGATCGAGCGGGAGCGCGTCGGCGGGGTGTGTTTGAACTGGGGATGTATCCCCACCAAGGCGCTTCTCCGCACCGCGGAGGTACTGCATACGGCGCGCGAGGCGGAGAAGTTCGGGGTGAAGACCGGCGCGGTGGAGCTGGATTGGAAGAAGGCGCAGGAGCGCAAGGACCAAGTGGTGGCCCAACTGGTGGGTGGGGTGGAAGTGCTCCTGCAGAAGGCCGGCGTCGAGATCATCCAGGGCGAAGCGCGCTTCAGCGAGCCGTGGAAACTGCATGTCAGCACCCCACAGGGCGTGGAGGTACTGCGGCCCACCCGCATCATCATCGCTACCGGTTCCAGCCCTATGAGCCTGCCCATCCCGGGCATTGACCTGCCGCAGGTCATCGGCAGTACGGAGGCGCTGTCCCTGCAGGAACTGCCGCGCCGGCTCCTTATCATCGGCGGCGGAGCGATCGGCGTGGAATTCGCCGCGCTCTTCGGCATCTGCGGCGTGGAAGTGACCCTGGTGGAGCTTCTGCCGCGGCTGGTGCCCACCGTGGACCATGACATCGGCGAGGCGCTGGCCTGGACCTTGGGCCAGCAGGGCATCGCCGTGCACACTGGTTCGCGGGTAACCCGCATCGCGCCGGCGGGCGGCGCGGTGACCTGCACCGTGGAGGGGCCGCAGGGCACCTTCGATGTCACTGTGGATAATGTCCTCCTGGCGGTGGGGCGGAAACCGAACGTCGAGGGCCTGGCGCTGGATGTGGCCGGCGTCCATTATTCGGCCAAGGGCATCGCGGTCAACAACCGCATGGAAACCAACGTGCCAGGGATTTACGCCATTGGGGATGTCGTGGGCGGTTCGATGCTGGCGCATGTGGCGATGCGGCAGGGGGTGGTGGCGGCCGAGAACGCCTGCGGCAAAGAGAGCTTTATCAATTACAAAGCGGTGCCGGCGTGCATCTTCACCATCCCGGAGGCGGCGACGGTGGGAATGAGCGAGGAGCAGGCGCGCCAGGCCGGCCATGACGTGATGATCGGCAAATTCGCCCTGGTGAACAACGGCAAGGCCGTGGCCGCCGGCGAGTTCAACGGCTTCATTAAGATCGTGGCCGACCGGCGCTTCGGCGAGATACTGGGCCTGCACATCGTCGGGCCGCATGCCAGCGACCTGATCCTCGAGGGCACCCTGGCCATCAACCTGGAGGCCACGCTGGAGGAGATTGACACCACCATTCACGCCCACCCAACGCTGGGAGAAGCTGTTGTGGAGGCGGCGCTGGCCGCTCAGGGCCGTGCCCTGCATGTGCCGGCGAAATAG
- a CDS encoding XdhC family protein, giving the protein MEEVFAALKEAVDAGQTVALATIIRTAGSTPREVGAKMMIHPEGRHAGTVGGGCGEAEVLRQALDVIASRQAAIVRVDLTGEISLESDGICGGVMEVLVEPWPPADEEPAQWRPLLERLAGGEAAGPWALATRLPPAPVQHLLITPDELDAIQERSHAFDRAVERLLTERRSGLVTLPESGETWFVDVHRARPTVVIAGAGHIAVPLAQMAKVLDFRVIVIDDRPTFVNPARFPTADQLICDHFDKALRSLPIDPDTYIVIITRGHQHDVTCLRAVIRSPAGYIGMIGSRRRVRGVFELLEQEERIPRELLERVHAPIGLDIGAKTPAEIALSILAEIVKVYRGGQAVSLSQYLRGQRPGVAAGRA; this is encoded by the coding sequence ATGGAAGAGGTCTTCGCCGCTCTGAAGGAGGCCGTTGACGCCGGACAGACGGTCGCGCTGGCGACCATCATCCGCACCGCCGGCTCGACCCCGCGCGAGGTCGGTGCCAAGATGATGATCCATCCCGAAGGGCGGCACGCCGGCACTGTCGGAGGAGGATGCGGCGAGGCGGAGGTCCTGCGTCAGGCCCTGGATGTCATCGCCAGCCGGCAGGCGGCGATTGTGCGCGTGGACCTGACCGGGGAAATATCGCTGGAGAGCGACGGCATTTGCGGTGGAGTGATGGAGGTGCTGGTGGAGCCCTGGCCGCCGGCGGATGAGGAGCCAGCGCAGTGGAGGCCACTGCTGGAGCGGCTGGCGGGCGGGGAAGCGGCCGGCCCATGGGCGCTGGCGACGCGACTGCCGCCTGCTCCCGTCCAGCATTTGCTGATTACCCCTGACGAACTGGATGCCATACAGGAACGCTCCCATGCCTTTGACAGGGCTGTCGAGCGCCTGCTGACAGAGCGGCGTTCGGGCCTGGTGACCCTCCCCGAAAGCGGCGAGACATGGTTTGTGGATGTGCACCGCGCCCGTCCGACAGTGGTCATCGCCGGCGCCGGCCACATCGCCGTGCCCCTGGCGCAGATGGCGAAAGTGCTGGACTTTCGCGTCATCGTCATTGACGACCGCCCCACCTTCGTCAATCCGGCCCGCTTCCCGACGGCCGACCAGCTTATCTGCGATCATTTTGACAAGGCACTGCGTTCACTGCCCATTGACCCCGATACTTATATCGTCATCATCACCCGTGGGCATCAGCACGACGTGACCTGCCTGCGGGCGGTTATCCGTTCGCCGGCCGGCTATATCGGCATGATCGGCAGTCGCCGGCGGGTGCGCGGCGTTTTCGAACTGCTGGAGCAGGAGGAACGCATCCCGCGCGAGCTTTTGGAGCGGGTACACGCCCCCATTGGATTGGATATCGGCGCCAAAACGCCGGCGGAGATCGCCCTCTCCATCCTGGCGGAAATCGTGAAGGTGTACCGCGGAGGGCAGGCGGTTTCACTCTCCCAGTATTTGCGCGGCCAGCGGCCGGGGGTCGCGGCCGGCCGCGCCTGA
- a CDS encoding EF2563 family selenium-dependent molybdenum hydroxylase system protein has protein sequence MIPPELVIVRGAGDLGSAVAWCLHTVGFRVVITEAPVPMAVRRTVAFCDAVYDGRAQVEGVTARLASSVEDVDAILAAGDIALMVDPDLSQALRLAPLAVIDAIMAKTNVGTRMDMAPIVIGLGPGFAAGRDVHAVIETNRGHYLARIIWEGSAQPDTGVPAPVEGHAEDRVLRAPAAGRVHWECDICSIVRAGQVLGEVAGRPVLAPFDGVLRGAIREGTEVPAGIKIGDVDPRLDVQACYTISDKARAIATSTLHALLILARRLERRC, from the coding sequence ATGATCCCACCAGAGCTTGTGATTGTGCGCGGCGCCGGCGACCTGGGCAGTGCGGTCGCCTGGTGCCTGCATACCGTCGGTTTTCGCGTGGTCATTACCGAGGCGCCCGTCCCAATGGCCGTGCGCCGCACCGTCGCTTTCTGCGACGCGGTCTATGACGGCCGCGCGCAGGTCGAGGGTGTCACGGCCCGGCTGGCCAGCAGTGTGGAAGATGTGGACGCCATCCTTGCCGCCGGCGATATTGCCCTGATGGTGGATCCGGACCTCTCGCAGGCCCTGCGCTTGGCGCCGCTGGCAGTGATTGACGCCATTATGGCCAAGACCAATGTCGGCACGCGCATGGATATGGCCCCCATCGTCATCGGGTTGGGGCCGGGCTTCGCCGCCGGCCGCGATGTGCATGCGGTCATCGAGACCAACCGCGGCCATTACCTGGCCCGCATCATCTGGGAAGGGTCTGCCCAGCCGGACACGGGGGTGCCGGCGCCGGTGGAAGGGCATGCCGAGGACCGCGTCCTGCGCGCGCCGGCCGCCGGCCGGGTGCATTGGGAATGCGACATCTGCAGTATCGTGCGCGCCGGGCAGGTGCTGGGAGAGGTGGCCGGCCGGCCCGTGCTGGCGCCCTTTGATGGCGTACTGCGCGGCGCGATTCGCGAGGGCACGGAGGTGCCGGCGGGCATCAAGATCGGCGATGTGGACCCGCGCCTGGACGTCCAGGCGTGCTATACCATCTCCGATAAAGCGCGCGCCATCGCCACATCCACCCTGCACGCCCTGCTTATCCTGGCCCGCCGGCTGGAACGCCGGTGCTGA
- a CDS encoding sugar phosphate isomerase/epimerase, translating into MSAIITLGNRGEAGAALPLAECALAYPHDVVQGLAVVESLRRLPDSPEKAAAREMLRRHPSRIIRQAAEGIGTTSGTARGGPAMRLSCLPVSFFQDIIEGRMSIGEWARIGAEVGLDGIDISVLFLRSLEPAYLAEVRRSIEEAGMRLVMVTSYPDFTHPEPAERQRQIEQERAYIRAAGLLGAELIRVTAGQAHPGLDERDGIRWALEGLLACEDAGKEAGVRLVLENHGKPGCWQYTDFDQPTHIFLELARGIRGTTIGINFDTANPIAYGDDPLPILEQVIDQVVSIHAADTSTRGALNHVLLGTGLVPFGDIFAFLKRHGFAGWICMEENSRLGVDGVRRAAAFIRATWEAAGT; encoded by the coding sequence ATGTCGGCCATCATTACCTTGGGGAACCGCGGGGAGGCCGGCGCCGCGCTCCCGCTGGCCGAATGTGCCCTGGCATACCCTCATGATGTGGTGCAGGGGCTGGCGGTGGTGGAAAGCCTGCGCCGGCTTCCGGACAGCCCGGAAAAAGCCGCGGCGCGCGAGATGCTCCGCCGGCATCCCTCCCGCATCATCCGTCAGGCGGCGGAGGGCATCGGCACTACCAGCGGTACAGCCAGAGGAGGACCTGCCATGCGCTTGAGCTGTCTACCGGTCTCATTCTTCCAGGACATTATTGAAGGGCGCATGTCCATCGGCGAATGGGCGCGCATCGGCGCGGAGGTCGGGCTGGACGGCATTGACATCTCTGTGCTCTTTCTGAGGAGCCTGGAGCCGGCCTATCTGGCGGAAGTGCGGCGTTCCATTGAGGAGGCCGGCATGCGGCTGGTGATGGTCACTTCTTACCCCGATTTCACTCATCCGGAGCCGGCGGAGCGCCAGCGTCAGATTGAGCAGGAGCGGGCCTATATCCGCGCCGCCGGCCTGCTGGGGGCGGAGCTGATACGCGTCACCGCCGGCCAGGCCCATCCCGGCCTGGATGAGCGGGACGGCATCCGCTGGGCGCTGGAGGGACTGCTGGCCTGCGAGGACGCCGGCAAAGAGGCCGGCGTGCGCCTGGTGCTGGAAAACCACGGGAAACCAGGCTGTTGGCAGTACACGGACTTTGACCAGCCCACCCATATCTTCCTGGAGCTGGCCAGGGGCATTCGCGGCACCACCATTGGCATCAATTTCGACACCGCCAATCCCATCGCCTACGGGGATGATCCCCTGCCCATCCTGGAGCAGGTGATCGATCAGGTGGTCAGCATTCACGCCGCCGATACCAGCACGCGCGGCGCGCTGAATCATGTGCTGTTGGGCACCGGCCTGGTGCCGTTCGGCGATATTTTCGCCTTCCTGAAGCGGCACGGCTTTGCCGGCTGGATATGCATGGAGGAGAACAGCCGGCTGGGCGTGGACGGAGTGCGCCGCGCCGCGGCGTTCATCCGCGCGACATGGGAGGCCGCCGGCACGTGA